One Arthrobacter sp. FW306-07-I genomic window carries:
- a CDS encoding AAA family ATPase, whose amino-acid sequence MSRFVLLSPNAEFDQKLRTAVAHGLRGTVQTIASDILPAGPAELFGLLNQEQPEVLIIGPDVPYEEALRFAKVFDVQLPGLSLVLVSDVDPDFLLHAMRAGIRDILSPQADPAEIRVLLERACQSFATRHRGPEQQQAENGRGLVIGVFSPKGGVGKTTLATNIAIGLGQIAPMSVVIVDLDLQFGDVASGLYLNPQHTVTDAVTPAAAQDPLVLKAFLTVHPAGIYALCAPPNPVDADHISPEQVSHLLEQLAQEFQYVVIDTAPGMPEIGLAAMEQCTDVVWVSAMDIPSLRGLRSGLEVLRQLDIMPESRHVVLNMADAKAGLNVRDVESTIGAPVDVSVPRSRAVALSTNRGIPVLQESKKDPAVKSLRHLVERFNPAWRAQAQRKLHRRVVI is encoded by the coding sequence ATGAGCCGTTTCGTCCTCCTCTCCCCCAACGCCGAGTTCGACCAGAAGCTGCGTACCGCCGTCGCCCATGGCCTGCGCGGCACCGTGCAGACCATCGCCAGTGACATCCTCCCCGCAGGCCCGGCGGAACTGTTCGGCCTCCTCAACCAGGAGCAGCCCGAAGTCCTGATCATCGGCCCGGACGTTCCTTATGAAGAGGCACTCCGGTTCGCCAAGGTCTTTGACGTCCAGCTCCCCGGCCTCAGCCTGGTCCTGGTCAGCGACGTGGACCCGGACTTCCTGCTGCACGCCATGCGCGCCGGCATCCGCGACATCCTCAGCCCGCAGGCCGACCCGGCTGAAATCAGAGTGCTGCTGGAACGCGCCTGCCAGTCCTTCGCCACCCGCCACCGCGGCCCCGAGCAGCAGCAGGCGGAGAACGGCAGGGGCCTGGTCATCGGCGTCTTCTCCCCCAAGGGCGGCGTGGGCAAAACCACCCTGGCCACCAACATCGCCATCGGCCTGGGCCAGATCGCGCCCATGAGCGTGGTGATCGTTGACCTGGACCTGCAGTTCGGGGACGTCGCCTCCGGCCTCTACCTCAACCCGCAGCACACGGTCACGGACGCCGTCACCCCGGCGGCAGCCCAGGATCCGCTGGTCCTCAAGGCCTTCCTCACCGTGCACCCGGCCGGCATCTACGCCCTGTGCGCCCCGCCCAACCCGGTGGACGCGGACCACATCTCCCCGGAACAGGTCAGCCATCTGCTGGAGCAGCTGGCGCAGGAATTCCAGTACGTGGTGATCGACACCGCCCCCGGCATGCCGGAAATCGGCCTCGCCGCCATGGAGCAGTGCACGGACGTGGTCTGGGTCAGCGCCATGGACATCCCCAGCCTGCGCGGCCTCCGCTCCGGCCTGGAGGTCCTCCGCCAACTCGACATCATGCCCGAATCCCGCCACGTGGTCCTGAACATGGCCGACGCCAAAGCCGGCCTGAACGTCCGGGACGTCGAATCCACCATCGGCGCGCCCGTGGACGTCAGCGTTCCCCGCTCACGCGCCGTGGCACTGTCCACCAACCGCGGCATCCCCGTCCTCCAGGAATCGAAGAAGGACCCCGCCGTCAAAAGCCTCCGCCATCTGGTGGAGCGCTTCAACCCGGCTTGGCGCGCCCAGGCGCAGCGGAAGCTTCACCGAAGGGTGGTTATCTGA
- a CDS encoding CpaF family protein has product MKLSERINAVQSRNQAASPGTGTGTALLEAPRPAPAPLPSPAESAERQLPAHAAVVHSTHDAVAQQVPTAPKVDVFAAMKDRAATALFERMGTRFNDAAVTEQELRSTAKEELTRIIDAEQVPLTPEERTRLVRDVADDVLGYGPLQRLLDDPAVTEIMVNRMDQIYVERKGKLTLTESRFSSEEHLRKVIERIVSKVGRRIDESSPLVDARLEDGSRVNAVIPPLAVGGSSLTIRKFSKTPLTVRNLIDFGTLTPEMAELLNACVKAKLNIIVSGGTGTGKTTLLNVLSSFLPHDERIVTIEDAVELQIQQDHVVRLESRPPNTEGKGAVTIRELLRNSLRMRPDRIVVGEVRGGESLDMLQAMNTGHDGSLSTVHSNSPRDAVARLETLVLMAGMDLPLRAIREQIASAVNLIVQISRLRDGSRRITHVTEVQGMEGDIVTLQDAFVFDYSAGVDAQGRFLGRPVATGIRPRFIDRFEDLGIHVSPEVFATPLGPGAK; this is encoded by the coding sequence ATGAAACTCTCCGAACGAATCAACGCGGTCCAGTCGCGCAATCAGGCCGCATCTCCGGGCACGGGCACCGGCACAGCCCTCCTCGAGGCGCCTCGTCCGGCGCCCGCTCCTTTGCCGTCCCCGGCGGAAAGCGCCGAGCGGCAGCTTCCGGCACATGCCGCCGTCGTACATTCAACGCACGACGCCGTCGCGCAGCAGGTGCCCACGGCACCGAAGGTGGACGTCTTCGCAGCCATGAAGGACAGGGCGGCCACCGCGCTTTTCGAGCGCATGGGAACGCGCTTCAACGACGCCGCGGTAACAGAGCAGGAACTGCGGAGCACCGCCAAGGAGGAGCTCACCCGCATCATCGATGCCGAGCAGGTGCCGCTGACCCCCGAGGAACGCACCCGCCTGGTCCGCGACGTTGCCGATGACGTGCTCGGCTACGGTCCCCTCCAGCGCCTGCTGGACGATCCCGCCGTCACGGAAATCATGGTCAACCGCATGGACCAGATCTACGTGGAACGCAAGGGCAAGCTCACGCTCACCGAGTCCCGTTTCAGCTCCGAGGAGCACCTGCGCAAGGTCATCGAACGCATCGTGTCCAAGGTGGGCCGCCGCATCGACGAGTCCTCGCCGCTGGTGGACGCGCGCCTTGAGGACGGATCCCGTGTCAACGCGGTCATCCCGCCGCTGGCCGTGGGAGGTTCCTCGCTGACCATCCGAAAGTTCAGCAAGACCCCACTGACGGTCCGCAACCTGATCGATTTCGGCACGCTGACGCCGGAAATGGCCGAACTGTTGAACGCCTGCGTCAAAGCGAAGCTGAACATCATCGTCTCCGGCGGTACCGGCACGGGAAAGACCACGCTGCTCAACGTCCTGTCCTCATTCCTGCCGCACGACGAACGCATTGTCACCATCGAGGACGCCGTGGAGCTGCAGATCCAGCAGGACCATGTGGTCCGGCTGGAGAGCCGGCCGCCCAACACCGAAGGCAAGGGCGCGGTGACCATCCGGGAGCTCCTCCGCAACTCCCTCCGTATGCGTCCGGACCGGATCGTGGTGGGTGAGGTCCGTGGCGGCGAATCGCTGGACATGCTGCAGGCCATGAACACCGGCCACGACGGCTCCCTTTCCACCGTGCACTCCAACTCCCCGCGTGACGCGGTGGCCCGCCTGGAAACCCTGGTGCTGATGGCCGGCATGGACCTGCCGCTGCGCGCCATCCGGGAGCAGATCGCCTCTGCCGTGAACCTCATCGTCCAGATTTCCAGGCTCCGCGACGGGTCCCGGCGCATCACCCACGTAACGGAGGTGCAGGGCATGGAAGGCGACATCGTCACCCTCCAGGATGCCTTCGTGTTCGACTACTCTGCGGGCGTGGACGCTCAGGGACGGTTCCTTGGCCGTCCGGTTGCCACGGGCATCCGGCCGCGGTTCATCGACAGGTTCGAGGACTTGGGCATCCACGTGTCCCCCGAAGTGTTTGCCACCCCGCTGGGCCCGGGCGCGAAGTAG
- a CDS encoding type II secretion system F family protein — MIIAIGSVILLAAICLLGVAVLLPSAPSVPLDRRRPFEPEPPSSLSRLALSGVRSFERLLDGRNVKLFSRVELENAGLRLSQAEFFLLVGIGACVGMLVGTVTVGPLVGLLLALLAPFVGKLVLGFLAGKRRTAFDGQLGDTLQLLSGGLRAGHSILRAIDAAAAESQKPTSEEMRRVITETSLGRDLLAALNDTADRMKNEDFVWISQAIQINREVGGNLAEVLDQVNETIRERAEIKGHIKALAAEGKFSAYILIAMPFGIVAMLLAVSPSYMNSMFTHPLGWVMIGASFVLMTIGALWMRKIIDLKF, encoded by the coding sequence ATGATCATCGCCATCGGAAGCGTCATCCTCCTGGCAGCCATCTGCCTGCTCGGGGTCGCCGTGCTCCTGCCAAGCGCGCCCTCAGTGCCGCTGGACCGCCGTCGTCCGTTTGAACCCGAGCCGCCTTCCTCCCTGTCCCGCCTGGCGCTGTCCGGGGTCAGGTCATTCGAACGGCTGCTCGACGGGCGCAACGTCAAACTGTTCTCCCGCGTCGAACTCGAGAACGCCGGCCTGCGCCTGAGCCAGGCAGAATTCTTCCTGCTGGTCGGCATCGGCGCTTGCGTCGGGATGCTGGTGGGCACTGTCACCGTGGGTCCTTTGGTGGGACTGCTGCTCGCCCTGCTCGCCCCGTTCGTGGGCAAACTGGTCCTCGGTTTCCTGGCCGGCAAGCGCCGCACCGCCTTCGACGGGCAGCTGGGCGACACACTGCAGCTGCTCTCCGGCGGCCTGCGGGCCGGCCACAGCATCCTGCGCGCCATCGACGCAGCGGCGGCTGAGTCCCAGAAGCCGACGTCCGAGGAGATGCGGCGGGTGATCACCGAAACCAGCCTGGGCCGCGACCTGCTCGCCGCCCTCAATGACACCGCCGATCGGATGAAGAACGAGGACTTCGTCTGGATCTCGCAGGCCATCCAGATCAACCGCGAAGTGGGCGGGAACCTGGCCGAGGTGCTGGACCAGGTCAACGAGACCATCCGCGAGCGCGCGGAAATCAAGGGGCACATCAAGGCGCTTGCGGCGGAAGGCAAATTCTCCGCGTATATCCTGATCGCCATGCCGTTCGGCATCGTGGCCATGCTGCTCGCCGTGAGCCCGAGCTACATGAACTCGATGTTCACCCATCCCCTGGGCTGGGTAATGATCGGC